A part of Salmo trutta chromosome 15, fSalTru1.1, whole genome shotgun sequence genomic DNA contains:
- the LOC115148914 gene encoding tsukushin-like, translated as MSSFLGVSVWFLLVLHYVAAVMDCHPGCRCEVESFGLFDSFSLTRVDCSGVGRGHGLVVPISIPLDTSSLDLSSSAIHTIADSMLSGPGYTTLASLDLSNNLLSRLNSSIFSRLRYLETLDLSHNTLEELAPGCFSGLPLAEVDLSGNRLQEVSLEVFSNKGHGAGPLNVDLSNNLLNTVTTRDPQVLSPPNIQSLSLAGNRLRAVPKLQGLPLRSLSLDGNPILRIERHSFTGLRDLAYLSLSGLSELTSIQLQSFSELSSLQVLDLSHNSRLRPLNPEVFSGLAALQELNLSNSGVVSLPSNILHLLPSIKSIVVREKVNCWKTHRQVQFHRQIGGQSTRGEELTCDVIGIVL; from the coding sequence ATGTCCAGTTTCTTGGGTGTGAGTGTTTGGTTCTTGCTCGTCCTTCACTATGTGGCTGCAGTGATGGACTGCCACCCAGGTTGTCGCTGTGAAGTCGAGAGCTTCGGCCTGTTCGACAGCTTCAGCCTGACCAGGGTCGACTGTAGTGGGGTGGGCCGTGGTCATGGCCTGGTGGTCCCCATCTCCATCCCCCTGGACACCTCCTCCCTGGACCTGTCCTCCAGCGCCATCCACACCATCGCTGACTCCATGCTCTCTGGGCCGGGCTACACCACGCTGGCCAGCCTGGACCTCAGCAACAACCTCCTCTCCAGGCTTAACAGCAGCATCTTCTCCAGGTTGCGCTACCTGGAGACCTTGGACCTGAGCCACAACACCCTGGAGGAGCTGGCCCCCGGCTGCTTCTCTGGCTTGCCCCTGGCCGAGGTGGACCTGAGCGGCAACAGGCTCCAGGAGGTCAGCCTGGAGGTCTTTTCCAACAAGGGCCATGGTGCAGGACCTCTCAATGTGGACCTGTCTAACAACCTGCTGAACACGGTCACGACTAGGGATCCACAGGTGCTAAGCCCTCCTAACATTCAGAGCCTCAGTCTGGCAGGGAATCGTCTGAGGGCTGTGCCCAAGCTGCAGGGCCTCCCACTGAGGTCTCTGAGCCTGGACGGAAACCCCATCCTCAGGATCGAAAGGCACAGCTTCACAGGGCTAAGGGATCTGGCTTACCTGTCTCTCAGTGGGCTGTCTGAGCTCACCTCCATCCAGCTCCAAAGTTTCAGTGAGCTGAGCAGCCTGCAGGTTCTGGACCTGTCCCACAACAGCAGGCTGAGACCACTTAACCCTGAGGTGTTTAGCGGACTGGCTGCCTTACAGGAGCTCAACCTGTCCAACTCAGGGGTGGTGTCTCTGCCCAGCAACATTCTCCACCTCCTGCCCAGCATCAAAAGCATCGTTGTCAGGGAGAAGGTAAACTGTTGGAAGACCCATAGACAGGTGCAGTTCCACAGACAGATAGGAGGACAGTCAACAAGGGGGGAGGAATTGACCTGTGATGTCATAGGAATTGTTTTATGA